Proteins encoded within one genomic window of Companilactobacillus zhachilii:
- a CDS encoding EAL domain-containing protein, which produces MKPIYRYFVQPQLDGKTKTVFGYELLIKELTPEGWRLPESFTAIDPQVISDLLLETTRILGIKVQYCSVNISREQLIDTTVAKAIIQSQKQLYPAKLVVELTEEKGPECYPDTKLIPHLRKFIEYGMQISLDDVGTGINDFKSIQELLPLASELKFALQNFRTGLKDPKIQQKLHFWHAISEEYGLRMILEGIEDSDDAKMSKDFNISLRQGYYYGKPKLLRLPGDPVDFGF; this is translated from the coding sequence ATGAAACCGATTTATCGTTATTTTGTTCAACCACAGTTGGACGGCAAGACAAAAACAGTTTTTGGATACGAATTATTGATCAAGGAATTGACACCGGAAGGTTGGAGATTGCCTGAATCTTTTACAGCGATTGATCCACAAGTTATTTCTGATCTGTTATTGGAAACAACCCGAATTTTAGGTATTAAAGTTCAATATTGTTCTGTAAATATTAGCCGTGAGCAGTTGATAGATACGACCGTTGCTAAAGCAATTATCCAAAGTCAAAAGCAACTCTATCCAGCCAAATTAGTGGTGGAGTTGACTGAGGAAAAGGGTCCAGAGTGTTATCCTGACACAAAATTGATTCCACACTTGCGGAAGTTTATTGAGTATGGCATGCAAATTTCTTTGGATGATGTTGGAACAGGAATTAATGATTTTAAGAGTATTCAAGAACTTTTGCCATTAGCATCAGAGCTGAAATTTGCATTACAAAATTTCCGGACAGGTTTAAAGGATCCTAAAATTCAACAAAAATTGCATTTCTGGCACGCTATCAGTGAAGAATATGGATTGCGGATGATTCTTGAAGGAATCGAAGATTCTGATGATGCTAAAATGAGTAAAGACTTTAATATCTCATTACGTCAAGGTTATTATTATGGAAAACCAAAGCTGTTGAGATTACCTGGAGATCCAGTTGATTTCGGGTTTTAA